The following are encoded together in the Erwinia sp. E602 genome:
- a CDS encoding ABC transporter substrate-binding protein codes for MTIWGKALILVAGLCASASLLAAPFTVEDVSGRKVEIKSEVKRVILGEGRQIYLLAAFDTDAPFQRVVGWRDDLPKADFDSYEIYAKKYPQIKKLPTFGGAKDGTFNVEQALTLKPDLVLMNLESKAATDESKLTEKLDKLGIPVVFIDFREKPFENAEKSIRIMGQLVGKPQRAEEIIAFRKKQIDIVTDRLKDFHGKRPKVMLDRAGGYTEECCMSFGDENFGRMVEVAGGINIAKGLIPGTFGTLNPEQIIAARPDVAIVTGANWKNYNTAGGWVGVGPGADLTVATQRLTALMARPAFSTLPVATNGNAHAIWHQFYDSPYQFVAIQAIAKWLHPELFKDIDPDATFREFHEKFLPIAYQPGYWVTLKPTK; via the coding sequence ATGACGATCTGGGGTAAAGCGTTAATTCTGGTGGCGGGGCTGTGCGCCTCTGCTTCACTGCTGGCGGCACCGTTTACGGTGGAAGACGTCAGCGGGCGTAAGGTTGAAATCAAATCCGAAGTGAAGCGGGTGATCCTCGGCGAAGGGCGGCAGATCTATCTGCTGGCCGCTTTTGATACCGACGCGCCGTTCCAGCGCGTGGTCGGCTGGCGCGACGATCTGCCGAAGGCGGATTTCGACAGCTATGAGATCTACGCTAAAAAGTATCCGCAGATTAAAAAGCTGCCGACCTTCGGCGGTGCCAAAGACGGCACCTTTAACGTGGAACAGGCGCTGACCCTGAAGCCGGACCTGGTGTTGATGAACCTGGAGTCCAAAGCGGCCACCGACGAGTCTAAGCTGACCGAGAAGCTCGACAAGCTCGGCATTCCGGTGGTGTTTATCGACTTCCGCGAAAAGCCGTTTGAGAACGCGGAGAAAAGCATCCGCATTATGGGCCAGCTGGTGGGCAAACCGCAGCGGGCGGAAGAGATTATCGCCTTCCGCAAAAAGCAGATCGACATCGTCACCGACCGCCTGAAGGATTTCCACGGCAAGCGTCCGAAGGTGATGCTCGATCGCGCCGGTGGCTACACCGAAGAGTGCTGCATGTCGTTTGGCGACGAAAACTTTGGCCGCATGGTGGAAGTAGCCGGCGGCATCAACATCGCAAAGGGTCTGATCCCCGGCACCTTTGGCACCCTGAACCCGGAGCAGATTATCGCCGCCCGTCCTGACGTGGCGATCGTCACCGGCGCTAACTGGAAGAACTACAACACCGCCGGCGGCTGGGTGGGCGTAGGGCCAGGTGCCGATCTGACCGTTGCCACCCAGCGTCTGACCGCGCTGATGGCCCGTCCGGCCTTCAGCACGCTGCCGGTTGCCACTAACGGCAACGCGCACGCCATCTGGCACCAGTTCTACGACAGCCCGTACCAGTTTGTCGCTATCCAGGCGATCGCCAAATGGCTGCACCCGGAGCTGTTTAAGGATATCGATCCGGACGCCACCTTCCGCGAGTTCCACGAGAAGTTCCTGCCGATCGCTTATCAGCCGGGATACTGGGTGACGCTGAAGCCAACAAAGTAA
- the ftnA gene encoding non-heme ferritin — protein sequence MLTNEMTAKLNDQLNLEFYSANLYLQMSAWCTDKGFDGAAAFMREHSREEMQHMQRLFGYLSDTGAMPVLGTIDAPPVTFNSLHEVLDLAYQHEQLITGKINELAHAAITTQDYSTFNFLQWYVAEQHEEEKLFKSVLDKLALVGNSGQALFFVDKDLKDLSANTHSHQA from the coding sequence ATGCTGACCAATGAAATGACCGCAAAACTGAACGACCAGCTGAACCTCGAATTCTACTCTGCCAACCTCTACCTGCAGATGAGCGCCTGGTGCACCGATAAAGGCTTTGACGGTGCCGCCGCCTTTATGCGTGAACACTCCCGTGAAGAGATGCAGCATATGCAGCGTCTGTTCGGCTACCTGAGCGACACTGGCGCAATGCCGGTACTGGGCACCATCGACGCCCCACCGGTGACCTTCAACTCGCTGCACGAAGTACTGGACCTGGCCTATCAGCACGAACAGCTGATCACCGGAAAAATTAACGAACTGGCTCATGCTGCCATTACCACCCAGGACTACTCCACCTTCAACTTCCTGCAGTGGTATGTTGCCGAACAGCATGAAGAAGAGAAGCTGTTTAAATCGGTGCTGGATAAGCTGGCGCTGGTCGGTAACAGTGGCCAGGCGCTGTTCTTTGTCGACAAAGATCTGAAAGATCTGAGCGCCAATACCCACAGCCACCAGGCGTAA
- a CDS encoding TonB-dependent siderophore receptor, translating to MTELTSAISGKKGRALFSALFIGALSVPAAGAAQTADAAAILNASNASNASTSINTTSNASNTGDTSKTGGGKTSDSDTGNANKAGNSNSNSSSETGSITVTAKTADASRTMTSGYQPLNTSTATLTTMPLLDVPQVVNTVSDRVIADQHATTLDEVLNNVSNVVQTNTLGGTQDAFVRRGFGSNRDGSVLTNGLKTVLPRSFNASVERVEVLKGPASTLYGILDPGGLINVITKRPQQTFSGSIQGTSTSFGGGNGALDVTGPIAGTSLAYRLIGSVQDEDYWRNFGKERSSFFAPSLTWFGDDATINVAYSHRNYSTPFDRGTIFDLNTGHAVNVSRETRFDEAYNITTGESHLAQLNGEYRLNNQWTAKFDYSFSQDKYGDNQARVMAYDAATGNLTRRVDATQSSTQQQHAARFDLQGNVVIGGLYNEILTGVAYEYYDLLRTDMIRCKNVKDFNIYHPSYGSTGKCTSVSAADSDQRIRQVSYSGYVQDALYLTDQWIAVAAMRYQYFTEFAGKGRPFNTNTDSSDSQWVPKLGLVYKATPNVSLFANVSRSFMPQYSIASYIGELPPETATAYEAGAKFDLFDGVTGNITLFNIDKNHVLYNDTVNGETVAKTAGKVRSRGVEVDLAGRLTDNVNLIASYGYTDAKVMEDPDYQGKMLPNVPRHTGSLFMTYDFNNVWDGNTLTVGGGGHAVSRRSGNNGEDYSLQGYAVADAFAAYKIKTQYPVTLQVNVKNLFDKTYYTSSIATNNLSNQIGDPREVQFTVKMDF from the coding sequence AGGTGCAGCACAGACTGCGGATGCGGCGGCCATCCTCAATGCCAGTAATGCCAGTAATGCCAGCACAAGCATCAACACTACCAGCAACGCCAGCAATACCGGTGACACCAGCAAAACCGGCGGCGGCAAGACCAGCGACAGCGATACCGGCAACGCCAACAAAGCCGGCAACAGCAACAGCAACAGCAGCAGTGAAACCGGCAGCATCACCGTAACAGCCAAAACCGCTGACGCCAGCCGCACGATGACCAGTGGCTATCAGCCGCTGAATACCAGCACAGCCACGCTGACCACGATGCCGCTGCTCGACGTGCCGCAGGTGGTCAATACCGTCAGCGACCGGGTGATTGCCGACCAGCACGCCACTACGCTTGACGAGGTGTTAAACAACGTCAGCAACGTGGTACAGACCAACACGCTGGGCGGCACCCAGGACGCCTTTGTACGCCGTGGTTTCGGCAGCAACCGCGACGGTTCGGTGCTGACCAACGGCCTGAAAACCGTGCTGCCGCGCAGCTTTAACGCCTCGGTAGAGCGTGTGGAAGTCCTGAAAGGACCGGCCTCAACGCTGTACGGTATTCTCGACCCCGGCGGGCTGATCAACGTGATCACCAAACGCCCGCAGCAGACTTTCAGCGGTTCGATCCAGGGCACCTCGACCAGCTTTGGCGGCGGCAACGGCGCGCTGGACGTCACCGGCCCGATCGCCGGCACCAGCCTGGCCTACCGGCTGATCGGCTCGGTGCAGGATGAGGACTACTGGCGCAACTTCGGCAAGGAGCGCAGCAGCTTCTTCGCGCCGTCGCTGACCTGGTTTGGCGATGACGCCACCATCAACGTTGCTTACTCGCACCGCAACTACAGCACGCCGTTCGATCGCGGCACCATCTTCGATCTGAACACCGGTCACGCGGTCAACGTCAGCCGCGAAACGCGCTTTGATGAGGCATACAACATCACCACCGGCGAATCGCACCTGGCCCAGCTGAACGGCGAATACCGCCTCAACAACCAGTGGACGGCGAAGTTTGACTACAGCTTCAGCCAGGATAAGTACGGCGATAATCAGGCGCGGGTAATGGCCTATGACGCCGCCACCGGCAACCTGACCCGCCGCGTGGATGCCACGCAAAGCTCCACCCAGCAGCAGCACGCCGCACGCTTCGATCTGCAGGGCAACGTGGTGATCGGCGGGCTGTATAACGAGATCCTCACCGGAGTGGCCTACGAGTACTACGACCTGCTGCGCACCGATATGATCCGCTGTAAGAACGTGAAAGATTTCAATATCTACCACCCGTCTTACGGCTCCACCGGCAAATGCACCAGCGTCTCCGCCGCCGACAGCGATCAGCGCATCCGCCAGGTGAGCTACTCCGGCTACGTGCAGGACGCGCTGTACCTGACCGATCAGTGGATTGCGGTGGCGGCGATGCGCTACCAGTACTTTACCGAGTTCGCCGGCAAGGGCCGCCCGTTCAATACCAATACCGACAGCAGCGACAGCCAGTGGGTGCCAAAGCTGGGGCTGGTGTATAAAGCGACGCCAAACGTATCGCTGTTTGCCAACGTCTCGCGCTCGTTTATGCCGCAGTATTCGATTGCCAGCTACATCGGCGAGCTACCGCCGGAGACCGCTACCGCCTATGAGGCCGGTGCCAAGTTCGATCTGTTTGATGGCGTGACCGGCAATATCACGCTGTTCAACATCGATAAAAACCACGTGTTGTATAACGACACGGTAAACGGCGAAACGGTGGCAAAAACCGCCGGTAAGGTGCGTTCCCGCGGCGTGGAAGTTGATCTCGCCGGGCGGCTGACCGATAACGTCAATCTGATCGCCAGCTACGGCTATACCGATGCCAAAGTGATGGAAGACCCGGATTACCAGGGCAAGATGCTGCCCAACGTGCCGCGCCACACCGGTTCACTGTTCATGACCTATGACTTCAACAACGTCTGGGACGGCAATACGCTGACCGTCGGTGGTGGCGGCCATGCGGTGAGCCGTCGCTCCGGCAACAACGGCGAGGACTATTCGTTGCAGGGTTACGCGGTAGCGGATGCCTTCGCCGCTTACAAGATCAAGACGCAGTATCCGGTGACGCTGCAGGTGAACGTGAAGAATCTGTTCGACAAGACCTACTACACCTCATCGATCGCCACCAATAACCTCTCTAACCAGATTGGCGACCCGCGTGAGGTACAGTTTACGGTGAAGATGGACTTCTGA